A single Chryseobacterium sp. DNA region contains:
- a CDS encoding DEAD/DEAH box helicase, translating into MSFKNLNLINPIIRAVTEAGYSKPTEIQYTAIPHILAGKDIIGCAQTGTGKTAAFAMPILQLLKKHTPDHNEIRTLILTPTRELAIQIEESFKVYSKYLPLSQLSIFGGVSAGSQLAALRKRVDILVATPGRLLDLVAERHIDLSKIEIFVLDEADRMLDLGFINDVKNVLKRIPQKRQTLFFSATMPAVIRKFADTILNNPEEITITPVSSTAQTIQQSVYFVEKRDKVDLLISVLQDESILRSLVFTRTKHGANELARQLESTGIDAAAIHGNKSQAARQKALDDFKNNKIRVLVATDLAARGIDIDELPHVVNYELPNIPETYVHRIGRTGRAGAQGTAISFCDDDELSDLKNIQKLIGRMIPVVKPIKHS; encoded by the coding sequence ATGAGTTTTAAAAATTTAAATTTAATCAATCCAATCATACGTGCTGTTACAGAAGCAGGATATTCTAAACCTACGGAAATACAGTATACTGCCATTCCCCATATTTTAGCAGGAAAAGACATTATAGGATGCGCACAGACGGGAACAGGAAAAACAGCTGCATTCGCTATGCCTATTCTGCAATTACTGAAAAAACATACCCCTGATCATAACGAAATACGGACGTTAATACTCACTCCAACACGGGAATTGGCAATACAAATTGAAGAGAGCTTTAAAGTCTACAGTAAGTATCTGCCATTATCACAACTTTCGATTTTTGGTGGAGTTTCAGCAGGAAGCCAGCTTGCTGCTCTAAGAAAAAGAGTGGATATTCTGGTGGCAACTCCCGGAAGGCTGCTGGATTTAGTCGCCGAAAGACATATTGATCTTTCTAAAATTGAAATATTTGTACTGGATGAAGCAGACAGAATGCTTGACCTTGGATTTATCAATGATGTAAAAAATGTGCTGAAAAGGATTCCTCAAAAGAGACAGACATTATTCTTCTCCGCAACCATGCCGGCAGTGATAAGGAAATTTGCAGACACCATATTAAACAATCCTGAAGAGATTACTATTACTCCGGTATCATCAACGGCACAAACCATTCAGCAATCAGTATATTTTGTTGAAAAAAGAGATAAAGTGGACTTGCTGATCAGTGTACTCCAGGATGAATCCATTTTACGTTCGCTGGTTTTTACCCGCACGAAGCATGGTGCAAATGAACTTGCCAGACAATTGGAAAGTACAGGAATTGATGCAGCCGCTATCCACGGAAACAAATCTCAGGCAGCAAGACAAAAAGCATTGGATGATTTTAAAAATAATAAAATCCGAGTTTTAGTGGCTACTGATCTTGCCGCAAGGGGAATTGATATAGATGAACTGCCGCATGTGGTCAATTATGAACTGCCTAATATTCCTGAAACTTACGTCCATCGGATCGGAAGAACCGGAAGAGCCGGTGCACAGGGAACTGCTATTTCATTTTGTGATGATGATGAACTTTCTGATTTGAAGAATATTCAAAAGCTGATAGGACGTATGATTCCCGTAGTGAAACCTATCAAACATTCATGA
- a CDS encoding beta-1,6-N-acetylglucosaminyltransferase: MQTPFPITDPHSKTLESHSAPHVRIAYFIMVHHKFEVFKAMFQKIYTRDQFYLIHIDRKASIEITEEIQLYAVQFPNVYLLESMNIVSGGFSMIQAELDAMEFMLNVSLEWDYFINLSGEDYPLKSQNIIRKFLTVNNGRNYLFYYDQKFYRPDTLQRIQNHFTELSYKISSFIYKREFMKGVTPYIGEKWFILTRETCLFMTNNKKVMDFEDYYLHTFLPAESFFQTVLMNTSFNDIIVNDDKRAIIGKTFFNRKQYVNTLIEFLKSSNHLFIRKVNHKTDESILNYISESYDLALPDIDEVERELKINTWQNN; this comes from the coding sequence ATGCAAACTCCCTTCCCTATTACTGATCCGCATTCCAAGACCCTGGAATCCCATTCTGCACCCCATGTAAGAATTGCCTATTTTATTATGGTACACCATAAATTTGAGGTATTCAAAGCCATGTTTCAGAAAATTTATACAAGAGATCAGTTCTATCTGATCCATATTGACCGGAAAGCCAGCATAGAAATAACGGAAGAAATCCAATTGTATGCAGTGCAATTTCCCAATGTGTATCTTCTGGAAAGCATGAATATTGTCTCAGGGGGATTCAGTATGATCCAGGCAGAACTTGATGCCATGGAATTCATGCTTAATGTAAGCCTTGAATGGGATTATTTCATTAATTTAAGCGGTGAAGATTACCCTCTCAAATCACAAAATATCATCCGGAAGTTTCTTACGGTCAATAACGGGAGAAACTATCTTTTCTACTATGACCAGAAGTTTTACAGGCCTGACACCCTTCAAAGAATACAAAATCATTTTACCGAATTATCTTACAAGATCTCCTCATTTATTTATAAAAGAGAATTCATGAAAGGAGTAACCCCTTATATTGGTGAAAAGTGGTTCATTCTTACCAGAGAAACCTGTCTGTTTATGACCAATAACAAAAAAGTGATGGATTTTGAAGACTATTATCTTCACACCTTTTTACCGGCTGAATCATTTTTTCAGACAGTTCTTATGAATACATCTTTTAATGACATTATTGTGAATGATGATAAAAGAGCCATTATCGGGAAAACTTTTTTTAACAGAAAACAATACGTCAATACCTTAATTGAATTTCTTAAATCCAGCAATCATCTTTTTATCAGAAAAGTAAATCATAAAACAGATGAAAGTATCCTGAACTATATCAGTGAAAGCTATGACCTTGCTTTGCCGGATATTGATGAAGTGGAGCGGGAACTTAAAATAAACACCTGGCAAAATAATTGA
- a CDS encoding MBL fold metallo-hydrolase, with the protein MKLKFLGTGTSQGVPVIGCTCEVCTSENPKDKRFRSSVMITTEENKKILVDCGPDFRQQMLLNHEHNVDIALITHEHNDHVIGLDDMRPLIFKSGKDVPLYCYSRVAHEIKKRFPYAFADVRYPGAPAFDLHEIENKPFTVLDTEITPVEVIHYKITVFGYKFNNLAYITDAGFISDKEKEKLKNLDVLILNCIRKFDPHPAHFILPDVIKLFEELTPKKLFLTHISHHLGLHDVEDKLLPAGIHLAYDGLEINF; encoded by the coding sequence ATGAAGTTGAAATTTTTAGGAACCGGTACTTCCCAAGGTGTGCCCGTTATAGGCTGTACATGTGAAGTGTGTACTTCCGAAAATCCCAAAGACAAACGTTTTCGCTCTTCCGTAATGATTACTACGGAGGAAAATAAAAAAATACTGGTAGACTGCGGTCCGGATTTCAGACAGCAGATGCTTCTCAATCACGAACACAACGTAGATATTGCCTTGATTACCCATGAACATAACGATCATGTGATCGGGCTTGATGATATGCGTCCGTTAATTTTTAAAAGCGGAAAAGATGTTCCACTCTACTGTTATTCAAGAGTGGCCCATGAAATCAAGAAACGTTTTCCTTATGCATTTGCAGATGTAAGATATCCGGGAGCTCCTGCTTTCGATCTTCATGAGATTGAAAATAAACCGTTCACTGTTTTGGACACGGAAATCACCCCTGTTGAAGTCATTCATTATAAAATTACTGTGTTTGGATATAAGTTCAACAACCTGGCCTATATTACGGATGCCGGTTTTATTTCGGATAAGGAAAAGGAAAAACTCAAGAATTTGGATGTCCTGATTTTAAACTGTATCAGGAAATTTGATCCACATCCTGCCCATTTTATCCTCCCGGATGTAATCAAGCTGTTTGAAGAGCTTACCCCTAAAAAATTATTTTTAACTCATATCAGCCATCATTTGGGGCTGCATGACGTTGAAGATAAGCTGCTTCCAGCCGGAATTCACCTTGCCTACGATGGTTTGGAAATAAATTTTTAA
- a CDS encoding TonB-dependent receptor produces the protein MYQKLTPKQKALTINLDPTIYGTFAEIGAGQETVRHFFRAGGASGTIAKAMSAYDKDFSDAIYGKEVKNRYVTQNRLRKMLRYEVALIEERISRDNNPDRKFFSYANTVTTINFDKTVKGHGWVGIRFQTKENEDYNEIVIHVKFKENDATLQQETLGNLGVNLIFGAFNYYDNPRTLVESLYDDVAKDNLEIDMIDFSGPAFSYVDNRLMSLQLVKHGMTDAVIFNSQGNNMLPADVLYKKNIFAVRGSFRPVTKVNIDMLKNGMDMFFKDAICTHEETEVLIEITISNLRADGDIDERDFLDRVDILGKLGYTVIISNFSEYYRLIDYFASYTGGNIGVAMGVNNLLMVFDEKYYKNLSGGILEAFGKFFRNGMRVYLYPYKDPETHMLLDSSNLKVEENLKELYKYFKHNNRIVDITNYNPEFLEIYSREILRKIACCVKGWETQVQEGVAEMIKERGMFGYKEELSLKQFS, from the coding sequence ATGTATCAGAAACTAACTCCTAAACAAAAAGCATTAACAATTAATCTAGATCCTACTATTTATGGTACTTTCGCAGAAATTGGAGCAGGGCAGGAGACTGTTCGTCACTTTTTTAGAGCAGGGGGAGCTTCCGGTACGATTGCTAAAGCCATGTCTGCTTACGACAAAGATTTTAGTGATGCTATCTACGGAAAAGAGGTAAAAAACAGGTATGTTACCCAAAACAGACTTCGTAAAATGCTCCGTTATGAAGTGGCATTGATTGAAGAAAGAATTTCAAGGGATAATAATCCGGATAGAAAATTCTTTTCGTATGCCAATACAGTAACCACTATTAACTTTGACAAGACAGTAAAGGGCCATGGCTGGGTAGGAATCCGTTTTCAGACCAAAGAAAATGAAGATTACAATGAAATTGTTATTCACGTAAAGTTTAAAGAAAATGATGCTACCTTACAACAGGAAACTTTAGGAAACCTGGGGGTAAACCTTATTTTCGGAGCTTTTAATTACTATGATAACCCGAGAACACTGGTAGAATCCTTATACGATGATGTAGCAAAAGACAACCTGGAAATTGATATGATTGATTTCAGCGGACCTGCTTTTTCCTATGTTGACAATAGGCTGATGTCATTGCAACTTGTGAAACACGGAATGACCGATGCGGTGATCTTCAACTCTCAGGGGAACAATATGCTTCCTGCAGATGTATTGTACAAAAAAAATATTTTTGCGGTAAGAGGAAGTTTCAGACCGGTTACGAAAGTGAATATTGATATGCTTAAGAACGGTATGGATATGTTTTTCAAAGATGCGATCTGTACCCATGAAGAAACTGAGGTTCTTATAGAAATTACGATTTCCAATCTTAGAGCAGACGGGGATATAGATGAAAGGGATTTTCTGGATAGGGTGGATATTTTGGGAAAACTGGGATATACCGTTATTATTTCAAACTTCTCAGAATATTACAGGCTGATCGATTATTTTGCATCTTATACCGGTGGAAATATCGGAGTGGCAATGGGTGTAAACAACCTGTTAATGGTATTCGATGAGAAATACTATAAAAACTTATCAGGGGGAATCCTGGAAGCTTTCGGTAAATTTTTCCGAAACGGGATGAGAGTCTATCTATACCCTTATAAAGATCCTGAAACCCATATGCTATTGGATTCTTCGAACCTTAAAGTGGAGGAAAATCTGAAAGAGTTATATAAATATTTCAAACACAACAACCGTATTGTAGATATTACCAATTATAACCCTGAGTTTTTGGAAATCTATTCAAGAGAAATATTAAGGAAAATAGCATGTTGTGTGAAAGGCTGGGAAACTCAGGTTCAGGAAGGCGTTGCAGAAATGATCAAAGAGCGTGGAATGTTTGGCTATAAAGAAGAACTTTCCCTAAAACAATTCTCTTAA
- a CDS encoding GAF domain-containing protein, with the protein MSELKKRLSSILESPKHNTEEKLQKVCHLLDQEISYFNWTGFYFKNGDKEELILGPYVGAPTDHTIIPYGKGICGQVAVSNETFVVPDVHEESNYLSCSIDTKAEIVVPIFKDGKNIGQIDIDSHTIDPFTAEDRELLEWLCNEVSKIL; encoded by the coding sequence ATGTCAGAATTAAAGAAAAGGCTTTCCTCAATTCTTGAAAGTCCTAAACATAATACAGAAGAAAAACTTCAGAAAGTTTGCCACCTTTTGGACCAGGAGATCTCTTATTTCAACTGGACAGGATTCTATTTTAAAAATGGAGATAAGGAAGAGCTGATCCTGGGCCCCTACGTAGGAGCTCCTACCGATCATACCATCATTCCTTATGGAAAAGGGATTTGCGGGCAGGTTGCCGTTTCCAACGAGACTTTCGTTGTTCCGGATGTACATGAAGAAAGCAATTACTTAAGCTGCTCCATCGATACAAAAGCAGAAATTGTGGTTCCGATCTTCAAAGACGGAAAAAACATCGGGCAGATTGATATTGACTCTCATACGATAGATCCTTTCACAGCCGAAGACAGAGAGCTGTTGGAATGGCTTTGTAACGAAGTTTCTAAGATTTTGTAA
- a CDS encoding ABC transporter substrate-binding protein, whose product MKIVSLVPSITEALFDLGLTENEIVGRTKFCIHPQDKIKNVAVIGGTKNINIDKIKALQPDLILANKEENNKEQVEALMDDFKVIVTHVETIEDNYYLLKTLGILLGKEDRAQFFNLKIYDILNQAKLETPVKAAYLIWKNPYMTIGNDTFIHRILSEIGFENIFKNQTRYPEIQTEDLADAEVVMLSSEPFPFREKHIEELREFYPDKKMIIVDGEAFSWYGTHIAKCENYFKELLAEIHLMKL is encoded by the coding sequence ATGAAAATCGTTTCTCTCGTACCCTCTATCACTGAGGCTTTATTTGACCTTGGACTTACTGAAAATGAAATTGTGGGCAGAACAAAATTCTGTATTCACCCACAGGATAAAATAAAGAACGTAGCGGTGATTGGCGGCACAAAAAACATCAATATTGATAAAATCAAAGCTTTACAACCCGATCTTATCCTGGCCAATAAAGAAGAAAATAATAAAGAACAGGTAGAAGCCCTGATGGATGATTTCAAAGTGATCGTGACTCATGTAGAAACCATTGAAGACAATTATTATCTTCTTAAAACCCTCGGAATATTGCTGGGTAAAGAAGATAGAGCACAGTTTTTCAATCTGAAGATCTATGATATCCTCAATCAGGCAAAGCTTGAAACTCCTGTAAAGGCAGCCTACCTTATCTGGAAAAATCCCTATATGACTATTGGCAATGACACTTTTATTCACCGGATTCTATCGGAAATAGGTTTTGAGAATATCTTCAAAAACCAAACCCGTTATCCTGAAATTCAAACTGAAGATCTGGCAGATGCTGAGGTGGTTATGCTTTCTTCGGAACCTTTTCCATTTAGAGAAAAACATATTGAAGAATTAAGAGAATTTTATCCAGATAAAAAGATGATCATCGTGGATGGTGAAGCATTTTCCTGGTACGGTACCCACATTGCAAAATGTGAAAATTACTTTAAAGAATTACTGGCTGAGATCCACTTGATGAAGCTCTGA
- the mgtE gene encoding magnesium transporter: MNSRDELIFNPADIAETLSELPADERLLAFLKVPKEYKAEVFSHLDPDFQEDTIRSIGSDEVSEILNAMTPDDRTALFEDFPDELIKYSINHLNPQERRIALKLLGYNSDSIARLMTPYYIQIRKEWTVKRCLQQIKKVGRKVETMNYLYVVDERNRLIDDLAIGTLLLEEEDTLVSDITDNHFVAITTTTSKEDAVTYFEKYDRGALPIITEAGVLVGIVTIDDILDQIEQQNTEDIQKFGGLEALDLPYTQTSWTEMIKKRATWLIILFVSEMLTASAMGYFDKEIEKAVVLALFVPLIISSGGNSGSQAATLIIRAMALQEIGLKDWWYVMRKEIISGICLGAILGAIGFIRIMLWQQIGLFDYGQYWVYVGLSVSISLIAIVLWGTLSGSMIPFVLKKLNLDPATSSAPFVATLVDVTGLIIYFTVAGLFLTGKLL; this comes from the coding sequence TTGAACTCTAGAGACGAACTTATCTTCAATCCTGCCGATATTGCCGAAACTCTCAGCGAACTTCCTGCTGACGAGAGGCTGCTCGCGTTTTTGAAAGTTCCGAAAGAGTATAAAGCAGAAGTTTTTTCCCACCTTGACCCTGATTTCCAGGAAGATACCATCAGAAGTATCGGAAGCGACGAAGTTTCTGAGATTCTGAATGCCATGACTCCGGATGACAGAACAGCTCTTTTCGAGGACTTCCCGGACGAACTTATCAAGTATTCGATCAATCACCTTAATCCACAGGAAAGAAGGATTGCACTGAAGCTGTTAGGCTACAATTCAGACTCTATTGCCCGTCTGATGACTCCCTATTATATTCAGATCCGTAAAGAATGGACCGTAAAAAGATGTCTTCAGCAAATCAAAAAAGTAGGAAGAAAGGTGGAAACCATGAACTACCTGTATGTAGTGGATGAAAGAAACCGTCTCATTGATGACCTTGCGATCGGAACTTTGCTGCTGGAAGAAGAAGACACTTTGGTTTCGGATATCACCGACAATCATTTTGTGGCGATTACCACTACAACCTCAAAAGAGGATGCGGTAACCTATTTTGAAAAGTATGACCGCGGTGCCCTTCCCATCATTACGGAAGCCGGTGTCCTGGTAGGAATTGTAACAATTGATGATATTCTTGATCAAATTGAACAGCAGAATACAGAAGATATCCAGAAGTTCGGGGGATTGGAAGCTTTGGATCTTCCCTACACCCAGACCTCATGGACAGAAATGATCAAAAAAAGGGCAACCTGGTTAATTATTCTTTTCGTTTCAGAAATGCTTACCGCTTCAGCAATGGGGTATTTTGATAAAGAAATTGAAAAAGCAGTAGTCCTTGCCTTATTCGTTCCTTTGATTATATCCAGTGGGGGAAATTCCGGATCCCAGGCAGCCACCCTTATTATTCGTGCGATGGCCCTTCAGGAAATCGGATTGAAAGACTGGTGGTATGTCATGCGGAAAGAAATTATTTCCGGAATATGTCTGGGAGCGATATTGGGAGCGATCGGGTTTATCAGGATTATGCTGTGGCAACAGATCGGGCTTTTCGATTATGGACAATACTGGGTATACGTAGGATTAAGCGTTTCCATATCCCTGATTGCCATTGTATTATGGGGAACCTTATCAGGTTCTATGATCCCTTTTGTCTTAAAGAAATTAAACCTGGATCCCGCTACTTCTTCTGCTCCTTTTGTAGCAACATTAGTAGACGTTACGGGACTTATTATTTATTTTACGGTAGCCGGACTTTTCTTAACCGGAAAACTTTTGTAA